GCAGCTTCTATAGCAGCATTAAGTGCTAGCATATTGGTTTGATCTGCCAATTGATTAATTGTTGTGGTGATATTGCCGATGGACTCTGCACTAGATCTAAGCATAGATAGCATTTCTTTCGAATGGGTAATTTGTGCAGCCAAGGTTTTATGTTGAGTTAATAATTGTGCTAGTAACAATTTACTTTTCTGAGTCTTTCCATCCGAATCCTGTATCCTATTTTCAGCAATATCAGCAAATTGTAATAACTCATCATTGTCATCTTCTAAACGTTTAATTCTTTCGGCAATCTCTTGAGCATTATCCACTTGTATTTTAAATGAACCTGCAAGTTTATCTAAAAAATGCGAGACCGAAGCACCGCCAATTGCAATTCGACTCGATGCTTTGCTAATACTGTTACCTACCAATTTAAAATTCTTGTCATCAATCTTAGTTTCTTCTTGAATTTCAGGCTTGTTTTGCAATATCCAGCCAATAGCGACAATAATGAAAGATGAAACTATCGCAACAATCCACCAAGGGGTAGCAATATAACCTAAGACTAGAATAGACAAGAGCGCACTTACGAATTGAATAGCTAATAACTTCACAGCATTGTTCACATTTTAGTAGTTAATGATGATTAATATAGCCTAATCTTACGATTTTTTGCTTTAAAATTACTTTTAAATCAATCAAATCATATAAGCTTTTAGTCGTATATCTATTAATATTTTTGCTTTGGTATATCTACTGCCCTAGGGTAGGAAATTTTTTTACACGGTACAATGATGAGCAAATAACGTGGTTTATAGTCATTATTTTACATAGGGAGTAACCTTTCATTTTTATGCTTAATGCATTGTAACTTCTGTCGCGAAACCTAAAATTGTGGTTAAAACCCAACTAAAGGCACTACTCTAGGAACTCAACAATACTAGTATTAGAGCAAATATTGCCCGGAAGCGGCGATATTGAAATTGGTTTGAAATAGTGGTGTTGATAGCATGAACATCAATGCCAAACCAAATCCAATATTTAAAAAATAATGGACTGTATGTTGTTGCTTTGTGTAGTTTATGTAGTGGTCAACTAAATCCGGACACCATTTTAGCTAATTCTTCTGCTTTAGCAGGTGGTAGCCCATTGTTAAATTGGTGTGGCCTTTCCCAGTTATAATAATTCATCAGGTAGTAACCCACATCTCGTTTCGCTTCGTTTATCGAACAGTAACCGTTTGAAGGCACCCATTCAGATTTTAGACTTCTAAATACTCTTTCCATTGGGCTGTTATCCCAGCATTTGCCGCGTCGACTCATGCTTTATGTCATTCGGTAGCGCCATAGCCTCTGTCGGAATTTACGAGCACCATATTGTGAACCTTGGTCGCTATGGAACATAACATCCTGTGGCTTTCCCCTATGCTCATAGGCCATATCCAAAGCTTTGGCAGCTAACTCTGCGTCCGCTCGATTCGACAAGCTCCACCCAATCACACGTCGAGTAAATAAGTCGATAACCACCGCGGCATAATGCCATGAACTTCCTGTCCAAATGTAGGTGATATCTCCACACTAGACCTGGTTTGGCTGTTCCACATCAAACTGACGAGCCAATAAATTTGGAATGTCCGGCCGTTCAACTTGTACGTTTTTGTAAGCGTGCTTGCCAGGCTGCTTACTCATCAGTCCTTGCTCTTTCATGAGCCGACTCGCTTTGAACCGCCCCATGACAACGCCCTCATCGCGAAGCATAGCGACAATGGTGCGTGAACCCGCTGACTGACGACTTTTGTCGAAAAGGCGCTTCACCCTGGCTCGCAATATGCGCCTTTTAGTCTTGATAAGTCGTTGTCGTTTTTTACGTTCGTAATAACTACTGACGCCTACTCCCATCGCCGAACAGACCAATTCAGTTGACTCATGCTCTCTCAATCGGTCTATCAGCGTGTAGATTTCAGTTCGTCTGACATCAAGAGAGCGGTAGCCTTTTTTAGTATCGACTTTTCTCGTTCTAGTCTATTCACTCGAGCCTCGAGCTCTTGAATACGTTGCTGGTCTGTTGTTAATGCTTTGGACTTCGGCGTTGTACCGCCGCGCTCCAATTCCAATTGTTGCACCCAACTACGCAGCGTATTCTCATGGACATCAACTGTACGGGATGCCTCGGCATAGTTATAACCTTGATCGAGAACTAAACTCGCAGCATCATGTTTAAATTCCGGACTAAATGACCGGCGACTTCTTTTTACCATTGAACACCTCGTTTATCAGTGTAATGTTACCACTTAAAACGATATTCGGGTTTAGTCTGCCACTACATTAACCAATTTGACCCGTATTAGTGGATAGTCTACTTTTACTATTGTTACACTCCCTGATAATCTCTTGTACGTTCCATCGCTGAAGACAATACTTTTAGAGTTCTAGTGTTTATCCGAAAAACCCTGAGTTTCAACTTTTGACCAAGCCCATCAGCATTTAAATCGACTGCTAATTGACGGATCTCTATTTGCTGAAATTTTAAAAAACCTGTATTTCGAAAAATCAGCAAGACCCCACTAATCGGGTAAATAGGTATGATCCCTGCCAGGAAACCCTAACCAACGATGTTACTTTCTAAAAGTATGTTGGATTTTTATTAACGCCATTGTGCCCTCAATTTCCATTACCTATATCTTAATAATCGTAAGCTTTGTATTAAGGCTGACTAAAAGCGTGGAAATATACCATCGTAATTATTTGTCGTCACGGAACACCCTAACTCCACTCCCCTTAAAATAGTAAATATCTAATCAGAAATAATATTGGGCATTAGCGTAATTATTTACTTTCCTCATTTATTCCTATGTCATTGCTACCGTGCTATAAACTCTAAATATGAAAATTTCATGATATCAATTTAAAAATCAATAGAGGTTCTTATGCATATTGTTTGCCCAGATTGCTTTGCGACTAATCGTATCCCAGACAATAAAAATCACCTGGAAGGTCGATGTGGAAAATGCCAATCACTAATGCATACTCAGCAACCGGCCCAGTTAGATAATGAAAGCTTCTTCAAATACATTGGAAAAAATGACCTACCTGTTTTAGTCGATTTTTGGGCATCCTGGTGCGGCCCATGTCACATGATGGCACCGGTATTTTCTAGTCTTGCATCAGTGACAACCAATATTCTTTTTGCAAAACTCGATACTGAAGCAAATCAGCAAGTAGCGGCCGAGGCAGGGATTAGAAGCCTACCAACATTAGTAATGTTTTATATGGGTAAAGAACAAGATCGTATATCTGGTGCGTTAAGCGAAGCCCAACTGAAGCAATGGATAGTTCAAACCATCCAGAAGATAAGTTGAGCGTTTTTTATTATCTACTTAGCTATAATTCATACTCCTGTGAGTAAGTAGGTCAAATAAAGTAACATAGCAGCACGGGGCCCCAGTATTTAGTGGCTGAGCGCGTTATCATGGATGGTTGATAATAGGCTCTCTATTTCAAAAGGGCCATTATTTCAAGAGGGTCAGAGTCTGAGGTATCCCCACGAAATAAACAGAGAAGTAATTTAAAATAATTTGGAACATTCACGGTACTTGGTGATCAGATCAATCGCCAAACATCACTAAAGACTAATACCATGAATGAAGTTGTTATTTTGAAGAAGTTCCTTAGAGCTGTCACGCCCAAAATGCATAAAGTTAGACGAGCGTCATTAACGAGTTGTGTGAGCAGTTTGCTAAATGGAGCTAAAGCCAGTGTTACCAGCATGGGACGCGGTATTTCATCTTCAGCATATGAAAAACATCGCATTAAACAAGCGGACCGCTTGTTGTCTAATAAACACATTATTAATGAACAATTACCTATCTATCAAGCCATCTATACGCAATATACGAATGCTTCATCACGCCCTATTATTCTGATTGACTGGTCTGACTTAGATACGCATAAAGGCTGTTTTTTGCTAAGGGCTTCGGTAGCTTTTAATGGCCGAGGAGTGGCTATTTATCAAGAAGTTCATGATATGAGCACGAAAGAAAAACGGTGCACGCACAAGGCGTTTTTAGCAAAATTAAAGACGATTATCGATGACGATGCTAAACCGATAATTGTGACAGATGCTG
Above is a window of Aliiglaciecola sp. LCG003 DNA encoding:
- the trxC gene encoding thioredoxin TrxC, with amino-acid sequence MHIVCPDCFATNRIPDNKNHLEGRCGKCQSLMHTQQPAQLDNESFFKYIGKNDLPVLVDFWASWCGPCHMMAPVFSSLASVTTNILFAKLDTEANQQVAAEAGIRSLPTLVMFYMGKEQDRISGALSEAQLKQWIVQTIQKIS